A segment of the Diabrotica undecimpunctata isolate CICGRU unplaced genomic scaffold, icDiaUnde3 ctg00002705.1, whole genome shotgun sequence genome:
aattttactgtTCTCCCACGAGAGCAATAGACGTGAGCTGCGCACCAATAAGAGGAGGGATGCAGAATTCGTTTGTAGCGTACATTACAGGGATTTATAGGGACGATTCCTAAAAATATTGACTATAGACCCAGTTCGGTAGAGTGCCCATCGGCAATAAAGTTTATGATACATAGTATCTCCGACATATctcagactaaaatggagatgggcaggacacatagccagaatgacagatgggcgatggacaaagaggttattggaatggaggccaagggaagacaagagaagcatcggtcgaccacctacaagatggactgacgatttaagaagactcaataaaaactggataagagcggcgcaagatagacagggttggaaacatgaggaagaggcctatgttcaacagtggactcttgaggctggatgatgatgagtATCTCCAAACTTTAAGTATCACTACATTTAGCCAAGTCTAACACTGACTGCCTCTGTGACTTTTTTGGTTCTGGGGTATTTTTTCTCCATTCTTCTTCTAATTCCATAGCTTAAAAATATAGGTCATTTAAAACGTCAGTCAACTCGAACATGTCGGTAAAATTAATGTGAGGAAATTCATAGATAACCAGCTAATTTTTTCAGAATACTTTCATCAACAGTAGCTAAAACAACTCTTCCTTTTGCCTGACGGAACTTGTTTTCCGATTTTCTTGTCTGACGGATGAAATGTTTTGGAAAAATTAGAGGAAAAAGGAAGTTAGACTTTCTCATGCGACGAAAAGATATTTTCGTTAGTTTCCACATTTTTAAGCAAGAGTTGTAAAAGTATGCAGAGCTTCTACTCTTTTGAAGACATTACGAAAGCCAAACTATCTATTACTCATATCTGCTTTTATGACTTTCGTTAATTGGATATTTTTATCATTTGATAGAGAGTTTTTGCGTTTCCATTTTAAGCCATACTCGTTAGTTCCAAAATAACACTAATACCCTAGTAAACAAACAGTCAAATATTACTCGATAAGCAGAAAAAAATCAATAAGCAATAGGCAACACTAGTTAACacataaaagtttaaaatagaaCTAAATGTAAAAGCTAGCTTTGAAAGGCTTGAGAAACAAATTTTATGGATTTGTCTACCATTAAGGAATTTGTACCCTATTTATATTTCTTGAGAATGGTTGAATTCGATTGCCTTTTATTCAGGGTGTTTTTATACTATCGAATATCGATAATGGGTGCCCATGTTCGATTAGGAGAGTGGTCTGTAGAAAGGGGTGTAAAATAACggatatttctatttttaatgaCCTGGAATTCACAATCGGTCGTTATGGGCAGGTGGGCACTTTATAGGAGTTGTCGCTTATAGAAGTTTTACCATATTTCGCTTGTTCATCCAGTGGTGTTGTTGGTCCATCTGTCCCATGGTATATAATAAAGGTATGGCAATGTTGAACTTTCAAATTTGTTTCTTAAAGACAACTGATAGAATGTGGATTGACTAAAAGTTTTACCCTATCACATTAGCTAAAAATTCATTTGTATTTCTTGCAATGTTTTATCCGtccgacgtagaacctcaatgtttgttattcggtccacccaggagatcctcagtatccttctataacaccacatctcaaacgcctcgagttGTTCCATGGATGCCTCAGTTAGTGTCCATAATTCaaccccatagagcagcactgtaaatacgtagcatctcaataaacaGTTTTAGTTAGAGTTAAAGggtaggtcgtggctcttaaatatcttgctcattctgacaaatgctgacctggctttttcaattctttgttttatctcaactgagtggtcccattggtcgtttatggtggttcctaaatagtagtaacggGGCACTTGGAGTATTTGTTACTGATCTACTagtaattgactaggtggaatatgcttcttactgatgACCATGTACTTCGTTTTCTTGACGGTAAAATCAAGCACGTATTCTTGACTGATTCTTCACAATTGCGTTACTAGTGTCTGTAAACCCTTCTTAACTGTCTGCAAAGAGGAtgatgtcgtctgcatatctgatgttattcaggcgCTCACCATTTATGAGAATACCCTGTTCGATATGCTCTAAGGCCTGGCTCATGACGTGTTTCGAATAGACATTAAATAATAGGtgagagagtatgcagccctgtcgtactcctctctttattgcaacttcttctgttagttggtctttcacccgaatggttgctgattggttgtagtatatgttcttgattactcgaaggtctttgttaacgcgctatctcagagtgttgcCTTTAGTATATCTATGAGCTTATCGTGCTTGATTCTATCGAAAGCTTTtctgacgcgctatctcagagtttgcagttgacgtctctgcacctTTGAAGTAATACCCGAACCGCAAACAcggcttctcttgtacctaacgcatccctgaatccaaactgcgttcGTGAGATCTGTGACTCGCATTTCTGATATATTCTTCTGTGTATAATTTTTAAGAAGGTCTTAAGAGTGTGGCCCAGAATGATAATACGATGCTCTTTGCAtttttttgcattaggttttttagGCATAGTAATAAATATAGATTTTAACCAGCTCTCTGGAATTTTCCCGAGTCAtagattttattgaacattgtCGTAAGCCATTTTACTCCTTCGTCTTCcatgatttttagaaattctgAATAAAAGTTGTCGGGCCCTGGTGCTTTGCCTGCTACAATACACACCACTGAAGGAGGTGGCTGAGAATAGGACAGGGTACTTTTTCCACCAAGCCACAAGAAGACTTCTAAAGACCAGgactatcctctctaagaatcgGATACAGGGGATGCACAGATCAAAATACCGACTGATCGACCATCTGATTAGGGTCTATCCAAGTGGTTGCCGAACACAACTAATCAGGAAAGTAGGTACGATGCTAAAGACAAGTACCTACCTAGAAAAGAAAGTAGTTCAATCAGTAGATGGTGCAGAAACGGTACATCAAGAAAGAAGACAAAAATATCTTAGATTTGAAATATCTTCAGTGTGCAATGTATAATTTTAttaaggcaataaacgtttttatttttatattctccAAGCTTATTAATTGGTCAGGATCGATCAAATGGCGTTTATTTAATATCGGTGTCGGATACTTAAGGACTTCTTAAATCTCTAGAAATTTACGGAGAACTTTAAAATCCGTATTAagaatttaacaaatatttgcCGTTTTTTTTCAATTTAGTCGTAGAGTAATAAAATTACCAACATGTAGTTCTTAGTATGTCTTTACTGCTTCTAAactattcttttttatttcccttctgtatatttttaacagactttggcatattctcaatttttaaTTGCATTCCAAAAGGAACATCGATTGAGATATTTTCCCTTTTCTACTTTTATAAATCTTTGATTAAAATGTTATGTCAAATCTCACAACAAAACTTAGAAAGTGGTTAACGAACACAGCACTCACTTTTCTTCTGCTAACCTCTCGTCCTCTTTCTTCTTCTTGGCTTTTACCGCATCATCCACTGCTACTGACGACCTCTCAATCTTGTCCTCCTCATTTATGAACGCCAATCTTGCAGCTCTGGCCTCCCGCAGTTTCTGCATTTCCTTCGCTGTATCCTCATCATCTTCCAATCGCTTTGCAGTAAATTTGCGGGTGGCACGGGCAGGATTCAATGGCActgaaaatgaaataaatttattttattaagttatttaaaaataatgtttgtttaCTAAATACtataacagtttttttgaaagcttttttattgtttttcattgtcGGTTTATTTAGCATAAAGTTAATAACATTAATTTATACAGAATACATTGTGTACGTTTAGATTATACCTTTATATAAACTATGACAACATAACATGTTTATAAATATGTAAGGTTCTATCTACTAAAGGGAGTTAAATATAGAAATGTGCAATAATTTTCAacaaattaaactaaaaaataataaataatatacagggtgagtcatgaggaactttacatacttctaccatatgtagagtccctcagggagcatatcgtgtggccactaaaaaatgttaactcctcttctttattaattaacagggtgatttgtgtaattgaccatttatttcatttaactgtagtgtttatacggctcatttgatttttttaatttttgcatgatacagtacactactatcaagcattcgactggtattagctaaactaaaaaattccaggactggctttggaaaaattaatttaggaattcgtattaaatattacaccctgtatatattttttttaaaatgcaataagtgattttcaaactacataaataggcaatgaaaacgacatatgcgacaatgttgtcgcacttttattaaatttttagtgaacgatcaaatcttaccaaaaatagaacaaccataatgaagtatcaaattatacggtaattaatttaaacaaatgttataaatttcaaacattttaattgaaatgataaactgagtcactgcacaacaaaaaacagtaactgctaacaataacgaagaacaatttaaaacaaaaaaactaaaaatatgtacatagttatgataaacccataaattagaactggaaaagatacaataatggtaacaaaataaaaataatttaaaatagattttcgaaatggaaccctgcagcctgtacacatttttgttgccgaattgttaattgacgtattgaattacggatactctggggatcgttcctaatagtattacaacaatgtatatttctatcaattaattgttgtcggttattaatattcactgcgtaaactagttgcttcaatcgtccctaaatatggtaatcaacgggattgaaatcaggggatcttgaaggccacgaaataggacctgcacgtcctatccacctgttgccataaacattattgagatgttgtctcactgccagtaaaaagtgtgggggtgccccatcatgctgaaaatacatccctcggatagcaacgttcgcgttggcaagcaaattcggcaaaatattttgtagaaagttcaaatagacctgccctgttaaaggaccatcaaaaaagtgaggacctaataattggttatttatgacaccaatccacacgttaaccgaaaacctaaactgagaacgacgttctcgaatagcatggggattttcttctgcccacacatgtgaatttcgtgaattatttatcccatCTCTgataaattgggcttcatctgtaaatagtgtcctgtatagcgttggtcgattattgttaatccatctacaaaattccaacctatcgatctcatctccagcatgtagtcgcagaaccatttgaatgtgatatggttatagattatttttttgtaagactctacttacttttgattgagtaacattgagttctcgacttacttgtctagtgcttattgtagggttcatagtaacggcatccataatgtcatcttcctgcgcttcatctacatgtcgctctgttgttccactaggaaaagtgccattttctcgcaaataattaaaaactgacccaaatgttggatgattGGGAGTTCGACGATGAGGAAATCttctgcgatattctctactagcagccctaccattcccattacagaatccataaacaaatattatgtctgcatattctgtggtcgaaaactgatgtggcattttgaacgaaagtaacaaaagctctaccaaaactaacacaatgtactaaacgtagatatgacagaagaaatatgtattcttgtacacataaataacaattgataataacaataatgacaatgggtataaaatatcaagaaacgtcaaacggtcaacgccaaccttcattttaaacttttttagatttatttttatttagtacagttgatgcaatgtattattatttgacataaaattttaatcatttactttgactttttaatcaatttaatttattatttatcgaaaataatgcaccaatacgatctatgagtaaaaatttaaaattgaaaaacaattgattctatcatagagataatacaaagtgacagcaaagaatatagacgcttagtgacagtaaagatgttaattttctatgtattagattatgttgtagaaactcattttaattaaaatgtttgaaatttataacatctgtttaaattaataccttataatttgatacttcattatggttgttctatttttggtaagatttgatcgttcactaaaaaattaataaaagtgcgacaacattgtcgcatatgtcgttttcattggctatttatgtagtttgaaaatcgcttattgcattttaaaaaaaaattatacagggttgtaatatttaatacgaatccctaaattaatttttccaaagccagtcctggatttttttagtttagctaataccagtcgaatgcttgatagtagtgtactgtatcatgcaaaaattaaaaaaaatcaaatgagccgtataaacactacagtaaaatgaaataaatggtcaattacacaaatcaccctgttaattaataaagaagaggagttgacattttttagtggccacatgatatgctccctgagggactctacatatggtagaagtatgtaaagttcctcatgactcaccctgtataaacgACTATGATATCAAAATTCTATTGTTATATTTAAGAGCATCATAtagaataatattatttaaaaatttagtaAAACTAGTGATTCTGATTCTATTATTTTTAGTCTTTCGTTCTTTGAATTTTTTTACCACTTATATTGTtgtcaatcaatcaatcaatcaatcaatcaatcaatcaatcaatattctttatttcatctgactTTTACAAGTACATACTGAAATTCGTCAAATACAATCTATGACCAGTAAAAACTATAAGTACATAAAAAcagttaacataaaaacatataaaatatacacaaaaacataCAATTGTTAAAAAGATGTCTGCAAGTATTCCTCTGCTTTAGATAATTCGCataactctctctctctctcactctctctctctctttctctctctctctctccctccctCACTCTCCGTCGTTTCTCTgtcgtttccccattactgaggatcgtaaATTCTTCCAATATTTCTAACAATTCTtttccattggtctctatcttcagctgctctaagggctgaatttttaatttggtcggaccatctagttggtgatcgtcctcttgatcttctccccgaaacgtttccagaaacaattcttcttcttcctttgccctatccttttcggacgttggctattaacaaggctattttgactttgtttacggcacctctgaacagttcggtcgatgttaaaccgaaccattgtcgcaggttatgcatccatgagtgtcgtcttcttcccggtcccctcctactgtcgattcttccttggactattaactgtagcagccggtacttagtatgcctcatgacatgtccgaagtactcaagcttccgtttctttacggtgaagattatttctttgcttttgcctattctctgcattacttccacgttagtgatgtggtctgtccaggatatccgaagaatacggcgatatatacacagctcaaaggattctagtttcttcagagtggcttccgttgtggtccatcgcctgtgctccatagaacaagaccgggaagacataacacttgaccagtcttaattttagttccattgagattttgcttgtgaaccactttttcatattgttcgcgtttcgcgctttttcaattcgtgatcttatttctgttgactggtcccattttgtggtgactgtggttccaaggtatgtgtatgtctccacttgttctatttttcggtttttttaatgtagttgcatcggaggttgttgtgttctgctgatgagcatgcatttagttttggttgtattgagttctaaaccatattcttgacttgctgtgtgtatgctttgcatgagtctttgaagctcgttgcagtcatttgcgataataactgtgtcgtcagcatatttaatattattgattacctctcctttaactttgataccctccgaaactctcccagtgcttctctgaagatttgttcagagtatatattgaacagggagcggcgagaggacgcatccctgtcgtacaccctttttaaatATCTATCTtgccactgtgtaagttgcccatctttatctcggCACTTTgtttccaatagagactggttattatgcgcagatccttgccatcaatatgcatcttcctgagcatttccatgtgtttatcatgtttgaccttgtcaaacgccttggagaagtcgataaagcacaagtggacgtccttgtgcatgtctctgcatctttgaattaaaacttgcagactgaagatcgcctctcttgtgcccaatgtgcttcggaatccgaactatGACTCCGATATAtcttgcttcgcatttgttataataatatattctattgtgtactgattttggtgaaaactttggtaatgtgatttatcaagcttattaagcggtgttgatcacagaaACACATTAATCTCTCCAAACTgtcgtcacctctgcgaaccgCGTGACCGCAAAATTGCAGATATGTTAcagacatattgtggacagccttttttAATCTCGAGGTTGGTATCGAATGGAAAACGTTTGACCTATGAGTTGTCAAGGTATGCACATCATttttctccagcaccacatctcaaaggcatcaatttttgGCGCTCGCGCCCGCTAAGAGTCGCAGTCTCTACCTTGTATAAAAATATTGAGGATACAAGGCATTAACCAATCTGTGTGGAATCTGTCgaacaccattatttttgtcttagctttattgtTTTTCAGACCAAATTAATTGCTTTTATATTCAACTTctcgcaggagattaaacatttcttgctctTTTAAGTACTCAAACGTACTTTAAcccttttaattgtggcttattccccattataaatagtaattattataaattttgcgTCTTCTTTAGCtctatatttcaaatgccttatatttgttTCCAATAACTCCAAATTTGAAATTTAATtccataggttttgaagattggtCTCTATTGAAGAAATTTATAGAAATTGCACATCATTTGCAACAAAATACagaaattgcatacgaaagctgcactcttcacctttaaaatgcattttgatttatgtcgataggacactctaatcaaaagatatcgaatttttttcGTCgatttgatacaaattttattaagcaTTGATTTCGAGCGCACCAACCGACATTCAAAATCGTCGATCTCTTCAAGGATTGTTATTGATGAGAACGGGATTATTCTTCATAAAAAGCGctacaaaatatttttgttcaaaattatctcagctacattttttatttaagacattttgttctacggtgtacagattcttggtatatcaattctttttgtgtttttacctCCCTTACTATTGGAGTTttaggggaagcccgggggtaaaaacGCGATCAACTTTTTTACTCCTCTTTTAGGATGCTTTAACTGATATTCTTggtaaaattcagcttattcgtatgatttttagggggtGTCAAATCTCTTATCTCATTTTACTTGAATTTGTAAACTAAAAGGCAATAAAAAGATCATTAACTGGTCCGTTTTTTTGTTAAGATTTCTATAAATTGTCGTTCTTAGCAGTAACAAGACATCTCTTTAGTCAGAAGTCTGAGAATAATATACTCTCTAGTCCTCAGTTCCCCACATTTCACAATTTTCACAGTACATTATACGTAATTATTTGCATAGCAAAAGATTTCTTAAATACGAAGACCAACGATATCTCGACGCTTTAAGAGATTCCTTTCGTCCTCAGATTGGATAATCACTCGCGACGCTCTTGGTCAGAATCACATACATTCTTATTCTCAAGTCGGAAGTCGGACGATATCTCGCCTTAGTGCAAATTTCGCTTTCATGCGTATTAAACGTATATACCAAACTTAGCAAAGTGACTAATCTTAACTAAGttatttttaacacaaatattACTTCACATCGAATTATACCATGCTTCGACAAAGATTAACAATTATTCTCTCGAGTCTTTCATAATCAACCACTTACAAGTTTGGTTCTCGTCTTTGTTGAGAAAAATAAACAGGTCACAACAAATATTGTGACTTACCTTAActgtaaattttatttcaaacatATCGAAATTATTTTATCTTAAATAACACATAGCTGTGTATTTTGCTTTAtgttaaaattatctttattctttttataatttttttaatttacttatgGTATTATTCAACGTTGGCGATCATACTGacaataataactttttttacgGCAACTCGAAACAGATTAGCGAATATCTCTTGATATCGTTCTCGGAGACTTCGTAGTCAGGATGTTCTTCTTCAGCCTGGGCTTCTTCTTCAGCCTGGGCTCTTCTTCCGGCAATCTTGCCCTGTATGATGAGGTGTAGAAGATTATACCGAAATATTTAACTATAAAGTAATTTtcgaatttttattatttttgttatttcagtgctctttttcattcggtgtaaaactatttcatttgttattctATCAACCCAACGTATCCGCAATATTCTTCGGTAAATTCATATCTTAGGCCTcagattttttcattaatgtttcTGTAAGAGTACAACTCTCTatgccatacagcaatgtggagaatatgtagcagtgtATGAATCTGGTTTAGGGTTTAATGTAATATGTCTTTAATGagaattttctttagtttatagAAGGCAGTTCTGGCTTTTTTTAATTGCGAATTCTTATTTCGTGTATATTGTGACCTGTGGCTGTAGTTACACAAACATTTAACGAAGAAATGCtcaacgacaacggagaaagacttcTAGAACTTTGTTTAATGAATAACCTCCGAATTAACAAGACCATGCTTTGACCACCCAATACAACATAAGATCACCTGGTCAGATAGAAGAGGACGTAACTCTATGATTGAATGCATTATAACAAACAGACAAATACACCTCAAGAATATAATAGATGTGCGCACTCTATCTTCTGCCAATGTAGGATCCGACCCATGGCCTGgtactaggaaaaataaatatagcaatcaccacgcaaggcaagcgaaatacaaaagcagaagaaaagttaaacatagaaagcttagaagaagaagggacacaaaatttgtatagaaacagactaacagaaaagctaaacagccataacctatagactaaaaagaatatagaagaaacctgga
Coding sequences within it:
- the LOC140432063 gene encoding uncharacterized protein — its product is PLNPARATRKFTAKRLEDDEDTAKEMQKLREARAARLAFINEEDKIERSSVAVDDAVKAKKKKEDERLAEEKALVEEQTRREAQAKKEEAAKKAELATQDELAAQAAAEKAAELERQAEEARKKELAKQ